A genomic segment from Sphingopyxis sp. DBS4 encodes:
- a CDS encoding ATP-binding protein: MFERDLDDETEERRERFRFWLTVGLGAILTCVVGALVLLLSRANDDYDRSLGWQAHSLEIISQTRSLDAALARAEAALGRFAVGLQKEDGRVYQQQWGLSQQYLTLLQRNVRDNPEQAELVRKLTAELDARGAQLGDAALSANYRQTVAAISKYNAAGHDAALIRIDRLLSSLIRNERRILFERNRVAASDRASLNQAILLFSLLGAAAAVIAIAATVSLVRAEGERRAARRETLFESDRAMQLEAAVEARTAELAQANDALRSEMGEREAAEAQLRQAQKMEAVGQLTGGIAHDFNNMLAVVVGGLELAQRLVATAPDKAQRHLSNAMDGANRAADLTRRLLTFARSEPARPEMMPVDECITSFAELIERTIGDRIALTLDLHAPDLACWVDRQQFENALLNLAVNARDAMDGHGSLTIRTLRDEEEEAAALAVQVIDTGCGMSPEVLERVFDPFYTTKPAGQGTGLGMSQVFAFCRQSGGEVQVSSTEGEGTSVAMLLPVARPEEAGAALTNANEAADEAAPGDALTILVVEDDQRVLAATVDAVEELGHKAVACGNPLDAEALVDTHGGFDLILSDVLMPELTGPEMIAGLKQRWPDLPVLFVTGYAGDASEDEAFGDHDVLRKPFTLTALDQAIRRSNAPAEGRRLAG, from the coding sequence GTGTTCGAGCGGGATCTGGACGATGAAACCGAGGAACGGCGGGAGCGGTTTCGCTTCTGGCTGACCGTCGGACTGGGCGCGATCCTGACCTGCGTGGTCGGGGCGCTCGTCCTGCTGCTCAGCCGCGCCAACGACGATTACGACCGCTCGCTCGGCTGGCAGGCGCACAGCCTGGAAATCATCTCGCAGACGCGCAGCCTCGACGCGGCACTGGCCCGCGCCGAAGCCGCGCTCGGTCGCTTCGCGGTCGGGCTGCAGAAAGAGGATGGCCGCGTCTATCAACAGCAATGGGGGCTGTCGCAGCAATATCTGACGCTGCTCCAGCGCAACGTCCGCGACAATCCTGAGCAGGCCGAGCTCGTCCGCAAACTGACCGCCGAACTCGACGCGCGCGGCGCCCAGCTCGGCGACGCCGCACTCAGCGCCAATTATCGCCAGACCGTCGCCGCCATATCCAAATATAATGCCGCCGGCCACGACGCCGCGCTGATCCGCATCGACCGGCTGTTGTCCAGCCTCATTCGCAACGAGCGCCGGATATTGTTCGAGCGCAATCGCGTCGCGGCGTCGGACCGCGCCAGCCTCAACCAGGCGATCCTGCTCTTTTCGCTGCTCGGCGCCGCCGCCGCGGTGATCGCGATCGCCGCCACCGTCTCGCTCGTCCGCGCCGAGGGCGAACGCCGCGCGGCGCGGCGCGAAACCTTGTTCGAGAGCGACCGCGCGATGCAGCTCGAGGCCGCGGTCGAGGCGCGCACCGCCGAGCTTGCGCAGGCCAACGACGCGCTGCGCAGCGAGATGGGCGAGCGCGAAGCGGCCGAGGCGCAGCTTCGTCAGGCGCAGAAGATGGAAGCCGTCGGCCAATTGACCGGCGGCATTGCGCATGATTTCAACAATATGCTCGCGGTCGTCGTCGGCGGGCTCGAACTCGCGCAGCGGCTCGTCGCGACCGCGCCCGACAAGGCGCAACGGCACCTGAGCAATGCGATGGACGGCGCCAACCGCGCCGCCGACCTGACGCGCCGCCTGCTCACCTTCGCGCGATCGGAACCCGCGCGCCCCGAAATGATGCCGGTCGACGAGTGCATCACCAGCTTCGCCGAGCTGATCGAACGGACGATCGGCGACCGCATCGCGCTGACGCTCGATCTGCATGCACCCGACCTGGCCTGCTGGGTCGACCGCCAGCAGTTCGAGAATGCGCTGCTCAATCTCGCGGTCAACGCGCGCGATGCGATGGACGGCCATGGCTCGCTGACGATCCGCACGCTGCGCGATGAAGAGGAAGAAGCGGCGGCGCTGGCGGTGCAGGTCATCGACACCGGCTGCGGCATGTCGCCCGAAGTGCTCGAACGCGTCTTCGATCCCTTCTACACCACCAAGCCCGCCGGCCAGGGCACCGGCCTCGGCATGAGCCAGGTCTTCGCCTTCTGTCGCCAGTCGGGCGGCGAGGTGCAGGTGTCGTCGACCGAAGGCGAAGGGACGAGCGTCGCGATGCTCCTCCCCGTCGCGCGGCCCGAGGAAGCAGGCGCGGCGCTGACAAATGCGAACGAGGCGGCCGACGAGGCAGCGCCGGGCGACGCGCTCACCATCCTTGTCGTCGAGGACGACCAGCGCGTCCTCGCAGCGACGGTCGATGCGGTCGAGGAACTGGGGCATAAGGCGGTCGCATGCGGCAATCCGCTCGACGCCGAGGCGCTCGTCGACACGCACGGCGGGTTCGACCTCATCCTCTCGGATGTACTGATGCCCGAACTCACCGGCCCCGAAATGATCGCCGGGCTGAAGCAGCGCTGGCCCGACCTGCCGGTGCTGTTCGTCACCGGCTACGCCGGCGATGCGAGCGAGGACGAGGCATTCGGCGACCACGACGTGCTGCGCAAACCCTTCACCCTGACCGCGCTCGACCAGGCGATCCGGCGCAGCAATGCCCCGGCGGAGGGGCGGCGGCTGGCGGGCTGA
- a CDS encoding diacylglycerol kinase family protein, whose product MASVALLSNPRSTGNRALLPRVREYCAAHPDIFHYEVEDVDQIGEAIRTIAMVSPRIVAINGGDGTVQAALTELYSGGHFGGSPPPVAVLPNGKTNLIALDLGAEGDPIKALQRVVELVHDGRLEDHVVERQLIALDRDGGRPVLGMFLGGAYLADVMLYCRHRIYPLGLPNGVSHVLAAILGLFAMILGIGGGRLPPKPEPMTVSLVRQGEFQGKFSLLIVTTLEKLLLSIRTGDGPGPNGHMKLLATESSVGALFRMLGATWRGTLGQKPLDGVHFQQGDEIRIEGERSNVILDGEIFEATGGKPIILTSTQPVPFLRLAA is encoded by the coding sequence ATGGCGAGCGTCGCGCTTCTTTCCAATCCACGCTCGACGGGCAACCGGGCCCTGTTGCCGCGGGTGCGCGAATATTGCGCGGCGCACCCCGACATTTTCCATTACGAGGTCGAGGATGTCGACCAGATCGGCGAGGCGATCCGCACCATCGCGATGGTCTCCCCGCGCATCGTCGCGATCAACGGCGGCGACGGCACCGTCCAGGCGGCGCTGACCGAGCTCTATTCAGGCGGCCATTTCGGCGGCTCGCCGCCGCCGGTCGCGGTGCTGCCCAACGGCAAGACCAATTTGATCGCGCTCGACCTGGGCGCCGAGGGCGATCCGATCAAGGCGTTGCAACGCGTCGTCGAGCTGGTCCACGATGGCCGGCTCGAGGATCATGTCGTCGAGCGCCAGCTCATCGCGCTCGACCGTGACGGGGGTCGGCCGGTGCTCGGCATGTTCCTCGGCGGCGCCTATCTCGCCGACGTCATGCTCTATTGCCGCCATCGCATCTATCCGCTCGGGCTGCCGAACGGCGTGTCGCACGTCCTCGCCGCGATCCTCGGCCTGTTCGCGATGATCCTGGGGATCGGCGGCGGGCGCCTGCCGCCGAAGCCCGAACCGATGACGGTGTCGCTCGTCCGCCAGGGCGAGTTCCAGGGTAAATTCTCGCTGCTGATCGTCACGACGCTCGAAAAATTGCTGCTCAGCATCCGCACCGGCGACGGCCCCGGGCCGAATGGCCATATGAAGCTGCTCGCGACCGAAAGCAGCGTCGGGGCGCTGTTCCGGATGCTCGGCGCGACGTGGCGCGGGACGCTGGGGCAGAAGCCGCTCGACGGCGTGCATTTCCAGCAGGGTGACGAAATCCGCATCGAAGGCGAACGCTCGAATGTCATCCTCGACGGCGAGATTTTCGAGGCGACGGGCGGCAAGCCGATCATCCTGACCTCGACACAGCCGGTGCCTTTCCTGCGCCTTGCCGCCTGA
- a CDS encoding DUF2141 domain-containing protein, protein MSKFVSTSLCLALLFVAGAANAEGQVMSNDLSKCRSGPSTLVQINGLKGGTGKVRVQSYRATAADWLTKGRWINRIEVPVRAGSMTVCVPLPEAGSYGIAVRHDVNGNGKTDLTSDGGGMSNNPSINIFNLGKPSYKKTAFAVGNAPRTITITMKYM, encoded by the coding sequence ATGTCGAAATTTGTATCGACGTCCCTCTGTCTGGCTTTGCTGTTCGTCGCGGGAGCGGCGAATGCAGAGGGGCAGGTCATGTCGAACGACCTGTCGAAGTGCCGAAGCGGACCGTCCACGCTGGTCCAGATCAACGGATTGAAAGGCGGCACGGGCAAAGTGCGCGTGCAAAGCTATCGCGCGACCGCAGCCGACTGGCTCACCAAGGGCCGCTGGATCAACCGGATCGAAGTGCCCGTGCGCGCGGGGTCGATGACCGTGTGCGTGCCGCTTCCCGAAGCGGGCAGCTATGGCATCGCGGTGCGCCACGACGTCAACGGCAACGGCAAGACCGATCTGACCTCGGACGGCGGCGGCATGTCGAACAATCCGAGCATCAACATCTTCAACCTCGGCAAGCCGAGCTACAAGAAGACCGCCTTTGCGGTCGGCAACGCGCCGCGGACGATCACCATCACCATGAAATATATGTAG
- the lptF gene encoding LPS export ABC transporter permease LptF, with translation MNKLPAIDRYIARLIFFPMLGTLVLSAMLLVLEKMLRLFDFVATEGGPVSVVWRMLANLIPEYLSLGIPIGLMLGILLAFRRLATSSELDVLRGVGMSFGRLLRIPYVFAFALALLNLAIVGFIQPYARYAYEGLQFDLRSGALGASIKVGEFTKLGQRMTLRIEESYNDGKSLRGIFVRGENKDGQTVSATAARGQFLATDDPNTIILRLSQGVLIHESPKFAVPRVLTFDNHDLPIPLPKIEAFRLRGGADRELTIPELFVVGKDKSEPLKTRLESRANFHFRIVEVMSMFLVPLIAIALAIPPKRSTSALGVFLSIVLLVTQHKINQYAEDLGARGVIDPLLALWVPFLLFAGLAIWMYYTLAHVPGGQPIGALERVAAKAGARIRGLIRIFQRKQQTA, from the coding sequence TTGAATAAGCTACCCGCCATCGATCGCTACATCGCGCGGCTCATCTTCTTTCCCATGCTCGGCACTCTCGTCCTCTCGGCGATGCTGCTGGTGCTCGAGAAGATGCTGCGCCTTTTCGATTTCGTCGCGACCGAGGGCGGTCCGGTCAGCGTCGTGTGGCGGATGCTCGCCAATCTGATCCCCGAATATCTGTCGCTCGGCATTCCGATCGGGCTTATGCTCGGCATCCTGCTCGCCTTTCGCCGCCTCGCGACGTCGAGCGAGCTCGACGTGCTGCGCGGCGTCGGGATGAGCTTCGGGCGGCTGCTCCGCATCCCCTATGTCTTTGCTTTCGCGCTCGCTTTGCTCAACCTCGCAATCGTCGGATTCATCCAGCCCTATGCGCGCTATGCCTATGAAGGCTTGCAGTTCGATCTGCGCTCGGGCGCGCTCGGGGCGTCGATCAAGGTCGGCGAATTCACCAAGCTCGGCCAGCGGATGACGCTCAGGATCGAGGAAAGCTATAACGACGGCAAGTCGCTGCGCGGCATTTTCGTGCGCGGCGAGAACAAGGACGGGCAGACCGTCTCCGCGACCGCCGCGCGCGGCCAGTTCCTTGCGACCGACGATCCGAACACGATCATCCTGCGCCTGTCGCAGGGCGTGCTGATCCACGAATCGCCCAAATTCGCGGTGCCGCGCGTCCTGACCTTCGACAATCACGATCTGCCGATCCCGCTGCCGAAGATCGAGGCCTTCCGCCTGCGCGGCGGCGCCGACCGCGAACTCACGATCCCTGAACTGTTCGTCGTCGGCAAGGACAAGAGCGAGCCGCTCAAGACGCGGCTCGAATCGCGGGCGAATTTCCATTTCCGCATCGTCGAGGTCATGTCGATGTTCCTCGTCCCGCTGATCGCGATTGCGCTCGCCATACCGCCCAAGCGATCGACCTCGGCGCTCGGCGTCTTCCTGTCGATCGTGCTGCTGGTGACCCAGCACAAGATCAACCAATATGCCGAAGACCTCGGCGCGCGCGGCGTCATCGACCCGCTGCTCGCGCTGTGGGTTCCCTTCCTGCTGTTCGCGGGGCTGGCGATCTGGATGTATTATACGCTCGCGCACGTCCCCGGCGGCCAGCCGATCGGCGCGCTCGAACGCGTCGCGGCCAAGGCCGGCGCGCGCATCCGCGGCCTGATCCGCATCTTCCAGCGCAAGCAACAGACGGCCTAG
- the lptG gene encoding LPS export ABC transporter permease LptG, with translation MHQFHFFPSRTMAIYVGRMFLIRSFAILFALVLVLQTLDLLGESGKILAVAGNGDSDVWRYVGMRMPQIIETFLPFSVLLGTILTLMTLNQNSEVIAMKAAGMSAHQVLAPLFLAALLVAGISFAFNERIVTRATATLSAWQKVEYAKVPKDSGIRTNIWVREGSDLINAATVETGGPVLILRTITIYERTQGVLSSMLKADSARPVAGGWELTNARRFLRRSGTLEPLGTVIAMKGVRPDQFTLAQVDGDELPFPQLASAIADLEAAGRPVDSLKGVLWHKISGPLSAILMPLLGAVAAFGLARSGKLFVRAILGMALGFAYFVADNFALAMGDLGAYSPFLAAWGPFILFALIGEMILIRTEE, from the coding sequence ATGCACCAGTTTCACTTTTTCCCGTCGCGCACGATGGCGATCTATGTCGGGCGGATGTTCCTGATCCGGTCCTTCGCGATTCTGTTCGCGCTGGTGCTGGTGCTGCAGACGCTCGACCTGCTCGGCGAAAGCGGCAAGATCCTGGCCGTTGCGGGCAACGGCGACAGCGACGTCTGGCGCTATGTCGGGATGCGGATGCCGCAGATCATCGAGACATTCCTGCCCTTTTCGGTCCTGCTCGGGACGATCCTGACGCTGATGACGCTCAATCAGAACAGCGAGGTGATCGCGATGAAGGCGGCGGGGATGTCGGCGCATCAGGTGCTCGCGCCGCTGTTCCTCGCCGCGCTGCTCGTCGCGGGGATCAGCTTCGCCTTCAACGAACGCATCGTCACCCGCGCGACCGCGACGCTCAGCGCCTGGCAGAAGGTCGAATATGCCAAGGTGCCGAAGGACAGCGGCATCCGCACCAACATCTGGGTCCGCGAGGGTAGCGACCTGATCAACGCCGCGACGGTCGAAACCGGCGGACCGGTGCTCATCCTGCGGACCATCACCATCTATGAACGGACGCAGGGCGTGCTGTCGTCGATGCTCAAGGCCGACAGCGCGCGTCCGGTCGCGGGCGGCTGGGAACTGACCAATGCCCGGCGTTTCCTCCGCCGCTCGGGCACGCTCGAACCGCTCGGCACCGTCATCGCGATGAAGGGCGTGCGTCCCGACCAGTTCACGCTGGCGCAGGTAGACGGCGACGAACTCCCCTTCCCGCAGCTCGCCTCCGCCATCGCCGATCTGGAAGCCGCGGGACGGCCGGTCGATTCGCTGAAGGGCGTGCTGTGGCACAAGATTTCGGGGCCGCTGTCGGCGATATTGATGCCGCTGCTCGGCGCCGTCGCGGCGTTCGGCCTCGCGCGCTCGGGCAAGCTGTTCGTGCGCGCGATCCTCGGCATGGCGCTCGGCTTCGCCTACTTCGTCGCCGACAATTTCGCGCTCGCGATGGGCGACCTCGGCGCCTATTCGCCCTTCCTCGCCGCCTGGGGGCCGTTCATCCTCTTCGCGCTGATCGGCGAGATGATCCTGATCCGCACCGAGGAATAG
- a CDS encoding thioesterase family protein, with product MREYTHEFVATPESIDELGHVNNAVWVQWIQQVATGHWDAAAPQSHKDAYIWVVVRHEIDYLRALGPGETVTARTWVADKPQGAKFDRFMEFTGEGGKVHVRARTVWALLDKASGRPLRVTDAVVAPFIG from the coding sequence ATGAGGGAATATACGCACGAATTCGTCGCGACGCCTGAGAGCATCGACGAGCTCGGCCACGTCAACAATGCCGTCTGGGTCCAGTGGATTCAGCAGGTCGCGACCGGCCATTGGGACGCCGCCGCGCCGCAGAGCCACAAGGATGCCTATATCTGGGTCGTGGTGCGGCACGAGATCGATTATCTGCGCGCGCTCGGCCCCGGCGAGACGGTGACGGCGCGGACCTGGGTGGCCGACAAGCCGCAGGGCGCGAAGTTCGACCGCTTCATGGAATTCACCGGCGAGGGCGGCAAGGTGCATGTCCGCGCGCGCACGGTGTGGGCGCTGCTTGACAAGGCGAGCGGGCGGCCGCTGCGGGTCACCGACGCGGTGGTGGCGCCGTTTATCGGCTAG
- a CDS encoding threonine ammonia-lyase, whose product MTDQLTLTSAADFPAITLDDVRAAAGRINGAVVRTPTLKSQTLSEMVGADVWLKFENLQFTAAYKERGALNALLLLDDEARARGVIAASAGNHAQGLAYHGKRLGVPVTIVMPSTTPQVKVSQTASHGATIVLHGEKFDDAYAHARELEVERGLTFVHPFDHPHVAAGQGTVALEMLEDVPELDTLIVPIGGGGLLSGMGTAARGIKNDMRLVGVQAELYPSMYAELNGVDMACEGDTLAEGIAVKEPGAYTRKIVAELNDDIVLVAERHLERAVSLLLQIEKTVVEGAGAAGLAAMLAHPEEFAGRKVGLVLTGGNIDTRLLANVLLRDLARSGRIARLRIRLQDRPGALFKVMKLFDEKQVNIIEIYHQRIFTTLPAKGLITDIECEARDREHLDSLVASLRDAGYMVTTVELA is encoded by the coding sequence ATGACCGATCAACTCACGCTGACCTCCGCCGCCGATTTTCCGGCGATCACATTGGACGATGTGCGCGCGGCGGCGGGGCGAATTAACGGGGCGGTCGTGCGGACGCCGACGCTGAAGTCGCAGACATTGTCCGAGATGGTCGGCGCCGACGTGTGGTTGAAGTTCGAGAATCTGCAATTCACCGCGGCGTACAAGGAACGCGGCGCGTTGAACGCGCTGCTGCTGCTCGACGACGAGGCCCGGGCGCGCGGCGTGATCGCGGCGTCGGCGGGCAATCACGCACAGGGGCTTGCCTATCACGGCAAGCGGCTCGGCGTGCCGGTCACCATCGTGATGCCGAGCACGACGCCGCAGGTGAAGGTGTCGCAGACCGCGAGCCACGGCGCGACGATCGTTCTCCATGGCGAGAAGTTCGACGACGCCTATGCCCATGCCCGCGAGCTGGAGGTCGAGCGCGGCCTGACTTTCGTCCATCCCTTTGACCATCCGCATGTCGCGGCGGGACAGGGGACGGTGGCGCTCGAAATGCTCGAGGACGTGCCCGAGCTCGACACGCTGATCGTGCCGATCGGCGGCGGCGGGCTGCTCAGCGGCATGGGCACCGCGGCGCGCGGGATCAAGAACGACATGCGCCTCGTCGGGGTGCAGGCCGAGCTGTATCCGTCGATGTATGCCGAACTCAACGGCGTCGACATGGCGTGCGAGGGCGACACGCTGGCCGAGGGCATCGCGGTCAAGGAACCGGGCGCCTATACGCGCAAGATTGTCGCCGAACTCAATGACGACATCGTGCTGGTGGCCGAGCGCCACCTCGAACGCGCGGTCAGCCTGCTGCTCCAGATCGAGAAGACGGTGGTCGAGGGCGCGGGCGCCGCGGGGCTCGCGGCGATGCTTGCGCACCCCGAGGAGTTTGCCGGGCGCAAGGTCGGACTCGTGCTCACCGGCGGCAATATCGACACGCGGCTGCTCGCGAACGTGCTGCTGCGCGACCTTGCACGCTCGGGCCGCATCGCGCGCCTGCGCATCCGGCTGCAGGACCGGCCCGGCGCGCTGTTCAAGGTGATGAAGCTGTTCGACGAGAAGCAGGTCAACATCATCGAAATCTATCACCAGCGCATCTTCACGACGCTGCCCGCCAAGGGGCTGATCACCGACATCGAATGCGAGGCGCGCGACCGCGAGCATCTCGACAGCCTCGTCGCCTCGTTGCGCGACGCGGGCTATATGGTGACGACCGTCGAGCTGGCATGA
- a CDS encoding NAD(P)-dependent oxidoreductase, translated as MSEQKLRVTFIGTGVMGGPMAGHLVKAGHALTVYNRTRAKADAWVAEYGGTAAATPAEAAQDADVVLSCVGNDDDLAQVTLGRDGAFRAMRKGALFIDHTTVSARIARQLSVEAEGLGLLCVDAPVSGGESGAQAGTLSAMCGGAQAAFDAAEPIMRAYAARITHIGGPGAGQTTKMVNQIAIAGVLQGLSEAVRFAQASKLDTDKVFEAVSGGAAASWQMLNRWGTMAKDEFDFGFAVDWMRKDLGLALDEARVNGATLPVASLVDQFYADVQKAGGGRKDTSSLVTRLPK; from the coding sequence ATGAGCGAACAGAAATTGCGCGTCACTTTCATCGGCACCGGCGTCATGGGCGGGCCGATGGCGGGGCATCTCGTCAAGGCGGGGCACGCCCTCACCGTCTACAACCGCACCCGCGCCAAGGCCGACGCCTGGGTCGCCGAATATGGCGGCACGGCGGCGGCGACGCCCGCCGAGGCCGCGCAAGACGCCGATGTCGTGTTGAGCTGCGTCGGCAACGACGACGACCTTGCGCAGGTCACGCTCGGCCGCGACGGTGCCTTCAGGGCGATGCGGAAAGGCGCGCTGTTCATCGACCACACCACCGTTTCGGCGCGCATCGCCCGCCAGCTTTCGGTCGAGGCCGAGGGGCTGGGCCTGCTCTGTGTCGACGCGCCCGTCTCGGGCGGCGAGTCGGGCGCGCAGGCGGGAACGCTGTCGGCGATGTGCGGCGGCGCGCAGGCGGCGTTCGACGCCGCCGAGCCGATCATGCGCGCCTATGCAGCGCGCATCACCCACATCGGCGGCCCCGGCGCGGGGCAGACGACCAAGATGGTCAACCAGATCGCGATCGCCGGGGTGCTCCAAGGGCTGTCCGAGGCGGTGCGCTTCGCGCAGGCGTCGAAGCTCGACACCGACAAGGTGTTCGAGGCGGTATCGGGCGGCGCCGCGGCGAGCTGGCAGATGCTCAACCGCTGGGGCACGATGGCGAAGGACGAGTTCGATTTCGGCTTCGCGGTCGACTGGATGCGCAAGGATCTGGGCCTCGCGCTCGACGAAGCGCGGGTAAACGGCGCGACGCTTCCCGTGGCGAGCCTCGTCGATCAATTCTATGCTGACGTGCAGAAGGCCGGCGGCGGGCGCAAGGATACGAGTTCGCTCGTGACGAGGCTGCCGAAGTGA